From Mustelus asterias chromosome 5, sMusAst1.hap1.1, whole genome shotgun sequence, a single genomic window includes:
- the LOC144493896 gene encoding uncharacterized protein LOC144493896: protein MLTFSVLLWVVQLSASFEASHLPKPDLSVSPPKTKIVAGEKIKLNCRCQCPVTRIQYFYNSKETIYKDCPEENCKKHCVYSLDVVKGGNYTCQCLDFRNNEWIMSDESEPVQIHIAGGHNKSLYIGLGCAALIIVLLIVVFVICFIIKRGQKRNQLNERPAPNGGGIRPYQEDDGTYEEVNDPPTSTAMTIFSEIS from the exons GTCATTTACCAAAACCAGACTTATCCGTGAGTCCACCCAAAACGAAGATTGTTGCTGGAGAGAAAATAAAATTGAATTGTCGCTGTCAGTGTCCTGTCACAAGGATACAATATTTTTACAATTCGAAGGAAACGATTTATAAGGATTGTCCTGAAGAAAATTGCAAGAAACATTGCGTTTATTCGCTTGATGTGGTCAAAGGGGGAAATTATACGTGCCAATGTCTGGATTTTAGGAATAACGAATGGATAATGTCAGATGAGAGTGAGCCCGTTCAGATACATATTGCAG GTGGACACAATAAATCGCTGTACATTGGTCTGGGATGTGCGGCCTTGATCATCGTTTTACTGATTGTGGTGTTTGTTATTTGCTTCATCATCAAGCGTG GACAAAAGCGAAATCAACTCAATGAGAG ACCTGCACCCAACGGAGGTGGCATTCGACCTTATCAAGAAGACGATGGCACAT atgAAGAGGTAAACGATCCTCCCACATCAACCGCAATG ACTATATTTTCCGAAATTTCATAG